One Rosa chinensis cultivar Old Blush chromosome 5, RchiOBHm-V2, whole genome shotgun sequence genomic region harbors:
- the LOC112167548 gene encoding putative receptor-like protein kinase At3g47110 isoform X2, protein MERSTWFFLVVYYYCCMASLTTAAQTKISTDQYALLAFKSRITDDPQNKILSNWSTTTQICNWAGVTCGAGHYRVTNLNISYLGLTGTIAPELGNLSFLVDLDFTNNSFHGSLPQELASLQRLKFISFRFNNFMGSLPAAMFNLSALQIIDLRYNYLSGSIPREIKNSTMLKEIYLDYNKFKELPNEIGSLDKLEKLWVQFNSLQGHVPVAFFNMSYLTTLTLDGNNLSGSLIDNIHLPSIEVLSLSGNNFDSLIPSTSWECKQLLYLSLKSNHFSGSISKNIGNLTNIKIILLGYNNLTGTIPPEISHLPNLNELGLGVNNLNGIIPLSIFNMSTLRIMRLVSNQLSGRLPTNIGLGLPNVQSLFLGDNKLSGVVPKSISNISEIITLDLIDNSFSGFIPSQLCALTKLQLLKLGWNNLTIDSSTQQDNLLSCLANLRYLTELTLSDNPLNANLPISFRNLSISLQIIRLGQCNMRGNIPNDIGNLSSLIRLELENNQLSGPIPTSVGGLQNLQGMYLSYNKFQGHILDELCQLENLNALLLGGNQLIGSIPSCLGNLTKALRFLSLSFNLLNSTIPSTLWALTDILNLNLSSNSLTGRLSDRIDNLKVVEVIDLSNNQLSDSIPSTIGGLQALMWLFLKNNGFEGPIPSSFGELLSLEICDLSKNNMSGIIPKSLEALSYLRYLNLSFNRLQGEIPTGGTFLNLSDQSFLSNEGLCGAPRFHVPSCKRKGERSILLGLKYIIPGIISALLLVSLVLILILRRKRKAEVARETTLSPQLQEDTLFPQLQESTLLPQRKWRRVSYQELLSATNRFDECNLLGTGAFGTVYRGTLSDGINVAIKVFKLELERAFRSFELECEVLSNICHRNLIKVISCCSQIDFKAIILDYMPNGSLEKWLYSPNFSFNVLQRLNIMIDVASAFQYLHHGYDTPIVHCDLKPSNILLDDDMVAYVSDFGIAKVLGGEDSMTQTLTLATVGYIAPEYGLEGIVTRRGDVYSFGILLLETFTKRKPTDEMFDGEMSLKQWVENALLADAIVEVVDVTLLGIEEDHAFVSKRECISAIMRLALACCAESPEERINMQEALAALDKIRNKFLMDAAGGVVKKQHFVRQPID, encoded by the exons ATGGAGAGAAGTACTTGGTTCTTCCTGGTGGTATACTACTACTGTTGTATGGCTAGCTTAACCACGGCAGCACAAACCAAAATCAGCACAGACCAGTATGCTCTTCTTGCTTTCAAATCCCGTATCACCGATGACCCTCAAAACAAGATCTTGTCCAACTGGTCAACCACCACTCAAATCTGCAACTGGGCTGGTGTCACTTGTGGTGCAGGCCATTATCGAGTCACAAACTTGAATATCTCTTACCTTGGTCTTACAGGCACCATTGCTCCCGAACTAGGCAACCTATCATTTCTTGTTGATCTGGACTTCACAAATAACAGCTTCCACGGTTCCTTGCCCCAGGAATTGGCTAGTTTGCAGCGATTGAAGTTCATTAGTTTCAGATTCAACAATTTTATGG GTTCCTTACCCGCTGCCATGTTCAACTTATCTGCACTCCAAATAATTGATCTAAGATACAACTACCTATCAG GTAGCATACCAAGAGAAATTAAAAACTCAACTATGTTGAAGGAGATATACCTTGATTATAACAAGTTCAAAG AACTTCCAAACGAAATTGGCAGTTTGGATAAGCTGGAGAAGTTGTGGGTGCAATTCAACTCTCTTCAAGGGCATGTTCCTGTCGCTTTCTTCAACATGTCTTATTTGACTACTTTGACTCTAGATGGCAACAACTTGAGTGGTAGTCTTATTGACAATATACATCTTCCGAGCATTGAAGTGTTGTCGTTGTCGGGCAACAATTTTGACAGCCTAATTCCATCCACATCATGGGAGTGCAAACAGCTTCTCTATTTATCATTGAAGAGCAACCATTTCAGTGGAAGCATATCCAAGAATATCGGCAACTTAACCAATATAAAGATTATTTTGCTCGGCTACAACAATCTGACAG GTACTATACCACCAGAGATAAGTCATCTTCCAAATTTAAATGAATTGGGCCTCGGTGTTAATAATCTCAATGGCATCATCCCACTCTCAATCTTCAATATGTCCACATTGAGAATAATGAGGCTTGTCAGTAATCAGCTCTCAGGCAGGCTTCCAACAAACATAGGCCTTGGGCTTCCAAACGTACAAAGTCTCTTTCTAGGAGATAATAAACTGAGTGGAGTGGTCCCCAAATCCATCTCCAATATTTCAGAGATCATAACATTAGACCTGATCGATAACTCCTTTTCTGGCTTTATTCCTAGCCAGCTTTGTGCCTTAACAAAGCTTCAGCTACTTAAATTAGGCTGGAATAATTTGACAATTGATTCTTCTACTCAACAAGATAATCTGCTCTCTTGTTTGGCCAATCTTAGATATTTGACGGAATTAACCTTATCAGACAATCCATTAAATGCCAACCTTCCCATTTCCTTTAGGAATCTGTCTATATCCCTTCAAATTATTAGATTAGGTCAATGCAACATGAGAGGTAACATTCCCAATGATATTGGCAACTTGAGCAGCTTGATCCGCCTAGAATTGGAAAACAATCAATTGAGTGGACCAATTCCAACCTCAGTGGGAGGACTACAGAATCTCCAAGGTATGTACTTGAGTTATAACAAATTCCAAGGACACATCCTGGATGAACTTTGTCAGCTGGAAAACCTAAATGCATTACTTTTGGGTGGTAATCAACTTATTGGTTCCATACCTTCATGCTTGGGCAATTTAACCAAAGCTCTAAGATTTCTATCTCTAAGTTTCAATCTGTTGAATTCCACAATACCATCTACCTTGTGGGCACTCACTGATATCTTGAATTTAAACTTGTCATCCAATTCCCTAACTGGACGTCTCTCAGATCGTATTGATAATTTGAAGGTTGTGGAGGTCATAGACTTATCAAACAACCAATTATCCGATAGTATACCAAGCACCATTGGGGGTCTCCAAGCATTGATGTGGCTCTTCTTGAAAAATAATGGTTTTGAAGGTCCTATTCCTAGTTCATTTGGCGAGTTGCTAAGCCTGGAAATCTGTGATCTATCGAAGAACAATATGTCAGGAATAATTCCAAAGTCTCTTGAAGCCCTCTCATATCTCCGGTATCTAAATCTTTCTTTCAACAGACTCCAAGGGGAAATTCCAACAGGTGGAACTTTCTTGAACCTCTCTGACCAATCATTTTTATCAAATGAAGGACTATGTGGTGCACCACGATTTCATGTTCCATCATGCAAAAGGAAAGGTGAAAGATCTATCCTCCTGGGGTTGAAATATATTATTCCAGGGATCATATCAGCACTACTCCTAGTGTCCCTtgtattgattttgatcttaCGCAGAAAAAGAAAGGCAGAAGTTGCAAGGGAGACTACATTATCACCTCAACTTCAAGAGGATACCTTGTTTCCTCAACTTCAAGAGTCTACCTTGTTACCTCAACGGAAGTGGAGGAGAGTATCATACCAAGAACTTCTAAGTGCGACCAATCGATTCGATGAATGCAACTTACTGGGCACTGGGGCTTTTGGCACGGTGTATAGAGGAACACTTTCAGATGGGATAAATGTTGCCATCAAGGTTTTTAAGCTCGAGTTGGAGAGGGCATTTAGAAGTTTTGAGCTTGAATGTGAAGTCCTAAGCAACATTTGTCACCGAAATCTTATCAAAGTCATCAGTTGCTGCAGTCAAATTGATTTCAAAGCCATTATATTGGATTACATGCCTAATGGGAGCCTTGAGAAGTGGTTGTACTCTCCCAACTTTTCTTTTAACGTCCTGCAGAGGTTGAACATAATGATTGATGTTGCATCGGCATTTCAGTACCTTCATCACGGTTATGATACACCTATTGTCCATTGCGATTTGAAGCCAAGCAACATCCTACTAGATGATGATATGGTTGCATATGTTTCTGATTTTGGCATTGCAAAAGTCCTAGGTGGAGAAGATTCCATGACTCAAACCCTGACCTTAGCCACAGTTGGGTATATAGCGCCAG AGTACGGATTGGAAGGAATAGTCACCAGAAGAGGGGATGTGTACAGTTTTGGTATTCTTCTTTTGGAAACATTCACAAAGAGAAAGCCAACAGATGAGATGTTTGATGGGGAGATGAGTCTAAAGCAATGGGTTGAAAATGCACTATTAGCAGATGCAATAGTTGAAGTTGTTGATGTCACTTTACTTGGGATTGAGGAAGATCATGCTTTTGTGAGCAAGAGGGAGTGTATATCAGCCATTATGAGATTAGCTCTTGCTTGTTGTGCAGAATCACCGGAAGAGAGGATAAATATGCAAGAGGCTCTAGCCGCTCTTGACAAAATCAGGAACAAGTTTTTGATGGATGCCGCAGGAGGTGTGGTGAAGAAGCAACATTTTGTTCGGCAGCCTATTGATTGA
- the LOC112167548 gene encoding probable LRR receptor-like serine/threonine-protein kinase At3g47570 isoform X1 → MERSTWFFLVVYYYCCMASLTTAAQTKISTDQYALLAFKSRITDDPQNKILSNWSTTTQICNWAGVTCGAGHYRVTNLNISYLGLTGTIAPELGNLSFLVDLDFTNNSFHGSLPQELASLQRLKFISFRFNNFMGIIPSWLGSLSKLQTIDLYSNKFSGSLPAAMFNLSALQIIDLRYNYLSGSIPREIKNSTMLKEIYLDYNKFKELPNEIGSLDKLEKLWVQFNSLQGHVPVAFFNMSYLTTLTLDGNNLSGSLIDNIHLPSIEVLSLSGNNFDSLIPSTSWECKQLLYLSLKSNHFSGSISKNIGNLTNIKIILLGYNNLTGTIPPEISHLPNLNELGLGVNNLNGIIPLSIFNMSTLRIMRLVSNQLSGRLPTNIGLGLPNVQSLFLGDNKLSGVVPKSISNISEIITLDLIDNSFSGFIPSQLCALTKLQLLKLGWNNLTIDSSTQQDNLLSCLANLRYLTELTLSDNPLNANLPISFRNLSISLQIIRLGQCNMRGNIPNDIGNLSSLIRLELENNQLSGPIPTSVGGLQNLQGMYLSYNKFQGHILDELCQLENLNALLLGGNQLIGSIPSCLGNLTKALRFLSLSFNLLNSTIPSTLWALTDILNLNLSSNSLTGRLSDRIDNLKVVEVIDLSNNQLSDSIPSTIGGLQALMWLFLKNNGFEGPIPSSFGELLSLEICDLSKNNMSGIIPKSLEALSYLRYLNLSFNRLQGEIPTGGTFLNLSDQSFLSNEGLCGAPRFHVPSCKRKGERSILLGLKYIIPGIISALLLVSLVLILILRRKRKAEVARETTLSPQLQEDTLFPQLQESTLLPQRKWRRVSYQELLSATNRFDECNLLGTGAFGTVYRGTLSDGINVAIKVFKLELERAFRSFELECEVLSNICHRNLIKVISCCSQIDFKAIILDYMPNGSLEKWLYSPNFSFNVLQRLNIMIDVASAFQYLHHGYDTPIVHCDLKPSNILLDDDMVAYVSDFGIAKVLGGEDSMTQTLTLATVGYIAPEYGLEGIVTRRGDVYSFGILLLETFTKRKPTDEMFDGEMSLKQWVENALLADAIVEVVDVTLLGIEEDHAFVSKRECISAIMRLALACCAESPEERINMQEALAALDKIRNKFLMDAAGGVVKKQHFVRQPID, encoded by the exons ATGGAGAGAAGTACTTGGTTCTTCCTGGTGGTATACTACTACTGTTGTATGGCTAGCTTAACCACGGCAGCACAAACCAAAATCAGCACAGACCAGTATGCTCTTCTTGCTTTCAAATCCCGTATCACCGATGACCCTCAAAACAAGATCTTGTCCAACTGGTCAACCACCACTCAAATCTGCAACTGGGCTGGTGTCACTTGTGGTGCAGGCCATTATCGAGTCACAAACTTGAATATCTCTTACCTTGGTCTTACAGGCACCATTGCTCCCGAACTAGGCAACCTATCATTTCTTGTTGATCTGGACTTCACAAATAACAGCTTCCACGGTTCCTTGCCCCAGGAATTGGCTAGTTTGCAGCGATTGAAGTTCATTAGTTTCAGATTCAACAATTTTATGGGTATCATCCCATCATGGCTTGGGTCTTTATCCAAACTTCAAACAATTGATTTGTACAGTAATAAATTTTCAGGTTCCTTACCCGCTGCCATGTTCAACTTATCTGCACTCCAAATAATTGATCTAAGATACAACTACCTATCAG GTAGCATACCAAGAGAAATTAAAAACTCAACTATGTTGAAGGAGATATACCTTGATTATAACAAGTTCAAAG AACTTCCAAACGAAATTGGCAGTTTGGATAAGCTGGAGAAGTTGTGGGTGCAATTCAACTCTCTTCAAGGGCATGTTCCTGTCGCTTTCTTCAACATGTCTTATTTGACTACTTTGACTCTAGATGGCAACAACTTGAGTGGTAGTCTTATTGACAATATACATCTTCCGAGCATTGAAGTGTTGTCGTTGTCGGGCAACAATTTTGACAGCCTAATTCCATCCACATCATGGGAGTGCAAACAGCTTCTCTATTTATCATTGAAGAGCAACCATTTCAGTGGAAGCATATCCAAGAATATCGGCAACTTAACCAATATAAAGATTATTTTGCTCGGCTACAACAATCTGACAG GTACTATACCACCAGAGATAAGTCATCTTCCAAATTTAAATGAATTGGGCCTCGGTGTTAATAATCTCAATGGCATCATCCCACTCTCAATCTTCAATATGTCCACATTGAGAATAATGAGGCTTGTCAGTAATCAGCTCTCAGGCAGGCTTCCAACAAACATAGGCCTTGGGCTTCCAAACGTACAAAGTCTCTTTCTAGGAGATAATAAACTGAGTGGAGTGGTCCCCAAATCCATCTCCAATATTTCAGAGATCATAACATTAGACCTGATCGATAACTCCTTTTCTGGCTTTATTCCTAGCCAGCTTTGTGCCTTAACAAAGCTTCAGCTACTTAAATTAGGCTGGAATAATTTGACAATTGATTCTTCTACTCAACAAGATAATCTGCTCTCTTGTTTGGCCAATCTTAGATATTTGACGGAATTAACCTTATCAGACAATCCATTAAATGCCAACCTTCCCATTTCCTTTAGGAATCTGTCTATATCCCTTCAAATTATTAGATTAGGTCAATGCAACATGAGAGGTAACATTCCCAATGATATTGGCAACTTGAGCAGCTTGATCCGCCTAGAATTGGAAAACAATCAATTGAGTGGACCAATTCCAACCTCAGTGGGAGGACTACAGAATCTCCAAGGTATGTACTTGAGTTATAACAAATTCCAAGGACACATCCTGGATGAACTTTGTCAGCTGGAAAACCTAAATGCATTACTTTTGGGTGGTAATCAACTTATTGGTTCCATACCTTCATGCTTGGGCAATTTAACCAAAGCTCTAAGATTTCTATCTCTAAGTTTCAATCTGTTGAATTCCACAATACCATCTACCTTGTGGGCACTCACTGATATCTTGAATTTAAACTTGTCATCCAATTCCCTAACTGGACGTCTCTCAGATCGTATTGATAATTTGAAGGTTGTGGAGGTCATAGACTTATCAAACAACCAATTATCCGATAGTATACCAAGCACCATTGGGGGTCTCCAAGCATTGATGTGGCTCTTCTTGAAAAATAATGGTTTTGAAGGTCCTATTCCTAGTTCATTTGGCGAGTTGCTAAGCCTGGAAATCTGTGATCTATCGAAGAACAATATGTCAGGAATAATTCCAAAGTCTCTTGAAGCCCTCTCATATCTCCGGTATCTAAATCTTTCTTTCAACAGACTCCAAGGGGAAATTCCAACAGGTGGAACTTTCTTGAACCTCTCTGACCAATCATTTTTATCAAATGAAGGACTATGTGGTGCACCACGATTTCATGTTCCATCATGCAAAAGGAAAGGTGAAAGATCTATCCTCCTGGGGTTGAAATATATTATTCCAGGGATCATATCAGCACTACTCCTAGTGTCCCTtgtattgattttgatcttaCGCAGAAAAAGAAAGGCAGAAGTTGCAAGGGAGACTACATTATCACCTCAACTTCAAGAGGATACCTTGTTTCCTCAACTTCAAGAGTCTACCTTGTTACCTCAACGGAAGTGGAGGAGAGTATCATACCAAGAACTTCTAAGTGCGACCAATCGATTCGATGAATGCAACTTACTGGGCACTGGGGCTTTTGGCACGGTGTATAGAGGAACACTTTCAGATGGGATAAATGTTGCCATCAAGGTTTTTAAGCTCGAGTTGGAGAGGGCATTTAGAAGTTTTGAGCTTGAATGTGAAGTCCTAAGCAACATTTGTCACCGAAATCTTATCAAAGTCATCAGTTGCTGCAGTCAAATTGATTTCAAAGCCATTATATTGGATTACATGCCTAATGGGAGCCTTGAGAAGTGGTTGTACTCTCCCAACTTTTCTTTTAACGTCCTGCAGAGGTTGAACATAATGATTGATGTTGCATCGGCATTTCAGTACCTTCATCACGGTTATGATACACCTATTGTCCATTGCGATTTGAAGCCAAGCAACATCCTACTAGATGATGATATGGTTGCATATGTTTCTGATTTTGGCATTGCAAAAGTCCTAGGTGGAGAAGATTCCATGACTCAAACCCTGACCTTAGCCACAGTTGGGTATATAGCGCCAG AGTACGGATTGGAAGGAATAGTCACCAGAAGAGGGGATGTGTACAGTTTTGGTATTCTTCTTTTGGAAACATTCACAAAGAGAAAGCCAACAGATGAGATGTTTGATGGGGAGATGAGTCTAAAGCAATGGGTTGAAAATGCACTATTAGCAGATGCAATAGTTGAAGTTGTTGATGTCACTTTACTTGGGATTGAGGAAGATCATGCTTTTGTGAGCAAGAGGGAGTGTATATCAGCCATTATGAGATTAGCTCTTGCTTGTTGTGCAGAATCACCGGAAGAGAGGATAAATATGCAAGAGGCTCTAGCCGCTCTTGACAAAATCAGGAACAAGTTTTTGATGGATGCCGCAGGAGGTGTGGTGAAGAAGCAACATTTTGTTCGGCAGCCTATTGATTGA
- the LOC112167548 gene encoding probable LRR receptor-like serine/threonine-protein kinase At3g47570 isoform X3 — protein MFNLSALQIIDLRYNYLSGSIPREIKNSTMLKEIYLDYNKFKELPNEIGSLDKLEKLWVQFNSLQGHVPVAFFNMSYLTTLTLDGNNLSGSLIDNIHLPSIEVLSLSGNNFDSLIPSTSWECKQLLYLSLKSNHFSGSISKNIGNLTNIKIILLGYNNLTGTIPPEISHLPNLNELGLGVNNLNGIIPLSIFNMSTLRIMRLVSNQLSGRLPTNIGLGLPNVQSLFLGDNKLSGVVPKSISNISEIITLDLIDNSFSGFIPSQLCALTKLQLLKLGWNNLTIDSSTQQDNLLSCLANLRYLTELTLSDNPLNANLPISFRNLSISLQIIRLGQCNMRGNIPNDIGNLSSLIRLELENNQLSGPIPTSVGGLQNLQGMYLSYNKFQGHILDELCQLENLNALLLGGNQLIGSIPSCLGNLTKALRFLSLSFNLLNSTIPSTLWALTDILNLNLSSNSLTGRLSDRIDNLKVVEVIDLSNNQLSDSIPSTIGGLQALMWLFLKNNGFEGPIPSSFGELLSLEICDLSKNNMSGIIPKSLEALSYLRYLNLSFNRLQGEIPTGGTFLNLSDQSFLSNEGLCGAPRFHVPSCKRKGERSILLGLKYIIPGIISALLLVSLVLILILRRKRKAEVARETTLSPQLQEDTLFPQLQESTLLPQRKWRRVSYQELLSATNRFDECNLLGTGAFGTVYRGTLSDGINVAIKVFKLELERAFRSFELECEVLSNICHRNLIKVISCCSQIDFKAIILDYMPNGSLEKWLYSPNFSFNVLQRLNIMIDVASAFQYLHHGYDTPIVHCDLKPSNILLDDDMVAYVSDFGIAKVLGGEDSMTQTLTLATVGYIAPEYGLEGIVTRRGDVYSFGILLLETFTKRKPTDEMFDGEMSLKQWVENALLADAIVEVVDVTLLGIEEDHAFVSKRECISAIMRLALACCAESPEERINMQEALAALDKIRNKFLMDAAGGVVKKQHFVRQPID, from the exons ATGTTCAACTTATCTGCACTCCAAATAATTGATCTAAGATACAACTACCTATCAG GTAGCATACCAAGAGAAATTAAAAACTCAACTATGTTGAAGGAGATATACCTTGATTATAACAAGTTCAAAG AACTTCCAAACGAAATTGGCAGTTTGGATAAGCTGGAGAAGTTGTGGGTGCAATTCAACTCTCTTCAAGGGCATGTTCCTGTCGCTTTCTTCAACATGTCTTATTTGACTACTTTGACTCTAGATGGCAACAACTTGAGTGGTAGTCTTATTGACAATATACATCTTCCGAGCATTGAAGTGTTGTCGTTGTCGGGCAACAATTTTGACAGCCTAATTCCATCCACATCATGGGAGTGCAAACAGCTTCTCTATTTATCATTGAAGAGCAACCATTTCAGTGGAAGCATATCCAAGAATATCGGCAACTTAACCAATATAAAGATTATTTTGCTCGGCTACAACAATCTGACAG GTACTATACCACCAGAGATAAGTCATCTTCCAAATTTAAATGAATTGGGCCTCGGTGTTAATAATCTCAATGGCATCATCCCACTCTCAATCTTCAATATGTCCACATTGAGAATAATGAGGCTTGTCAGTAATCAGCTCTCAGGCAGGCTTCCAACAAACATAGGCCTTGGGCTTCCAAACGTACAAAGTCTCTTTCTAGGAGATAATAAACTGAGTGGAGTGGTCCCCAAATCCATCTCCAATATTTCAGAGATCATAACATTAGACCTGATCGATAACTCCTTTTCTGGCTTTATTCCTAGCCAGCTTTGTGCCTTAACAAAGCTTCAGCTACTTAAATTAGGCTGGAATAATTTGACAATTGATTCTTCTACTCAACAAGATAATCTGCTCTCTTGTTTGGCCAATCTTAGATATTTGACGGAATTAACCTTATCAGACAATCCATTAAATGCCAACCTTCCCATTTCCTTTAGGAATCTGTCTATATCCCTTCAAATTATTAGATTAGGTCAATGCAACATGAGAGGTAACATTCCCAATGATATTGGCAACTTGAGCAGCTTGATCCGCCTAGAATTGGAAAACAATCAATTGAGTGGACCAATTCCAACCTCAGTGGGAGGACTACAGAATCTCCAAGGTATGTACTTGAGTTATAACAAATTCCAAGGACACATCCTGGATGAACTTTGTCAGCTGGAAAACCTAAATGCATTACTTTTGGGTGGTAATCAACTTATTGGTTCCATACCTTCATGCTTGGGCAATTTAACCAAAGCTCTAAGATTTCTATCTCTAAGTTTCAATCTGTTGAATTCCACAATACCATCTACCTTGTGGGCACTCACTGATATCTTGAATTTAAACTTGTCATCCAATTCCCTAACTGGACGTCTCTCAGATCGTATTGATAATTTGAAGGTTGTGGAGGTCATAGACTTATCAAACAACCAATTATCCGATAGTATACCAAGCACCATTGGGGGTCTCCAAGCATTGATGTGGCTCTTCTTGAAAAATAATGGTTTTGAAGGTCCTATTCCTAGTTCATTTGGCGAGTTGCTAAGCCTGGAAATCTGTGATCTATCGAAGAACAATATGTCAGGAATAATTCCAAAGTCTCTTGAAGCCCTCTCATATCTCCGGTATCTAAATCTTTCTTTCAACAGACTCCAAGGGGAAATTCCAACAGGTGGAACTTTCTTGAACCTCTCTGACCAATCATTTTTATCAAATGAAGGACTATGTGGTGCACCACGATTTCATGTTCCATCATGCAAAAGGAAAGGTGAAAGATCTATCCTCCTGGGGTTGAAATATATTATTCCAGGGATCATATCAGCACTACTCCTAGTGTCCCTtgtattgattttgatcttaCGCAGAAAAAGAAAGGCAGAAGTTGCAAGGGAGACTACATTATCACCTCAACTTCAAGAGGATACCTTGTTTCCTCAACTTCAAGAGTCTACCTTGTTACCTCAACGGAAGTGGAGGAGAGTATCATACCAAGAACTTCTAAGTGCGACCAATCGATTCGATGAATGCAACTTACTGGGCACTGGGGCTTTTGGCACGGTGTATAGAGGAACACTTTCAGATGGGATAAATGTTGCCATCAAGGTTTTTAAGCTCGAGTTGGAGAGGGCATTTAGAAGTTTTGAGCTTGAATGTGAAGTCCTAAGCAACATTTGTCACCGAAATCTTATCAAAGTCATCAGTTGCTGCAGTCAAATTGATTTCAAAGCCATTATATTGGATTACATGCCTAATGGGAGCCTTGAGAAGTGGTTGTACTCTCCCAACTTTTCTTTTAACGTCCTGCAGAGGTTGAACATAATGATTGATGTTGCATCGGCATTTCAGTACCTTCATCACGGTTATGATACACCTATTGTCCATTGCGATTTGAAGCCAAGCAACATCCTACTAGATGATGATATGGTTGCATATGTTTCTGATTTTGGCATTGCAAAAGTCCTAGGTGGAGAAGATTCCATGACTCAAACCCTGACCTTAGCCACAGTTGGGTATATAGCGCCAG AGTACGGATTGGAAGGAATAGTCACCAGAAGAGGGGATGTGTACAGTTTTGGTATTCTTCTTTTGGAAACATTCACAAAGAGAAAGCCAACAGATGAGATGTTTGATGGGGAGATGAGTCTAAAGCAATGGGTTGAAAATGCACTATTAGCAGATGCAATAGTTGAAGTTGTTGATGTCACTTTACTTGGGATTGAGGAAGATCATGCTTTTGTGAGCAAGAGGGAGTGTATATCAGCCATTATGAGATTAGCTCTTGCTTGTTGTGCAGAATCACCGGAAGAGAGGATAAATATGCAAGAGGCTCTAGCCGCTCTTGACAAAATCAGGAACAAGTTTTTGATGGATGCCGCAGGAGGTGTGGTGAAGAAGCAACATTTTGTTCGGCAGCCTATTGATTGA